The Actinotalea sp. JY-7876 sequence CAACATGACGGGCAACGTGCTCTTCCTGGGGTTCGCGCTCGCGGGCGTCGAGGAGATCCCCTTCCTCAACAACGCCGTCGCGCTCGCGGGCTTCGTGCTCGGGTCGATCGTCGGCGGCCGGGTGGTGCCGCGCGGCAGGGCCGAGGTGCTGCCGGCCGCGAGCCTGTGGACGCTGGTCGTCGGGACGGGTCTGGCCGCGGTCCTGTGCGGGGTCTGGTTCGCCGTGGGCGACCTCGGGACGCCCATGATGCTGGTGATCACCGCGCTGCTGGCCGCGCTCATGGGGGCACAGGTGGCGGCGGCGAAGCCCGTCGGGAACGCCGACATCACCACGGTCGTCGTCACCAGCACGCTCGCGAACCTCGCGCGGGACAGCCGCCTGGCGGGCGCCCCGCGCGGCGCCAACGCGGGCTGGCTCGACCGCTTCCTCGCGGTGGCGGCCATGGGCGTCGGTGCGGCGGTCGGCGCGGCCGTGATCCGGGCCGCGGACGGCCAGGCGGCCCTCGCCGTCGGCGTCGCGCTCATCCTCACGGCGACGGGCGTCCTGCTGCTCCTGCGCCGCCACCAGGTCGCCGACGCACGGGCCTCGACGCCCTCGGTCGACGCCGCCTGACCGCTCCCGGCGCGCGCCGGGCGCAGCCCTCACCCGGCCCGCTGTGCCGGTCGGTGCGGAGCGTGGTGATGGTGGGGCCCGTGGGGCCGGTGTGACGGCACTCCCGCCCCAGGAGTCACTCCGGCCCCACGGTCCGCACGGACGCGCCGTGCGGCGCGGGCCGGGCCGGGCCGGGTGGGGCGGCACCGCGCAGGTCCGGCATGATGCGGGGATGCCCGCACCGCGCCCCGTCCGTGTCGCGTCCGCCGGGGTCCCGGTGCTCCTGCTCGCCCTCGCGCTCACCGCGTGCGCGGCCGACGACGCGCCCGTCGACAAGTCCCCGAAGCCGGTCGCCGCGAGCCCGGCGGCCGGCGCCACCCCCAGCCCCACGCCCACGCCCACGCCGGCGCCCACGCCGACCGAGCGCCCGCTGCCCGAGCAGCAGCTGCATGCGGGCCCGGTCGGGGACGGCGTCCCCGCGACCGTGAGCGGGTCCGGGTCCGCCGTCGTCGGATACACACGGCAGGGCGAGACGGCCCTGGTCGTCGGCATCGACTGCACGGCGTGCGCCGGGGAGGTGGTCGTCACGGCCCCCGACCGCGGAGAGCCCTGGGGGCAGGGGCCGGCGCCGTACTCGGGCTCGTACCTCCTCGACATCTTCCGCGACACGGCGCCGGAGCAGGCGGTCGTCGTCCACGCCGAGGGGCCGTGGACACTGACCCTGGAGAGCTGGAACGACCTGGAGCTCGTCACAGGGCCGCAGCAGGGCACGGGGTCGACGGTGCTCTTCCTCGGCGACACCGCGGGCCGCCTCGAGGTCTCCTACACGCCGGCCGGTCCCGAGGACTCGTTCCACGGCCGCGCCTACTCCGCCGTGGACGTCGACGCCTCCGGGAACCCCGCGACCGTGCTGTTCGGCGACTCCGCCCCGTTCGCCGACACCTACGAGATCGCGATGCCGGGCGTCCTCGCGATCATGACCAACGGTGCCTGGACGGTGACGCCCGTCCCATGAGCCCTCGGCGTGGCGGGCGCGGCCCGCGGGGCCGGCGGCACCGATCCTGGGGTGTGCTCCCCGTTCCACCCGTCGCCGCCCCCGCCGTCGCCCGCCGCCACCGCCGCTCTCCGCGCGGGGCGGCCGCGTGCGCCCTGCTCGCGCTGCTGGTCGCCGCGGGCTGCGGGGCCCCGGACCTCCGCCCGCCGGCGCCCGCCGTGTCCGTGCCGTCGCCGTCACCGTCACCGTCGCCCGACGACGGCGCTGGCGCGGACGCCGGTGCCCCCGGCACCGCCGTCGCCGGCACGGCGCTCGCGGCCGTCGTCGAGCTCGAGGTCAAGGGGCGCGCGCCCCGGACGGGCTACGACCGGGACCTGTTCGGGCACGGCTGGGTCGACGTCGACCGCAACGGCTGCGACACGCGTAACGACGTCCTCGCGCGCGACCTCGCGCACCCCACCGTCGAGCCCGGGACGCACGGCTGCGTCGTGCTCACCGGGACGCTCGTCGACCCGTTCTCGGGCGCGACCATCGAGTTCGTCCGGGGGCAGGGGACCAGCGAGCTCGTGCAGATCGACCACGTCGTGGCGCTCTCGG is a genomic window containing:
- a CDS encoding HNH endonuclease family protein; amino-acid sequence: MLPVPPVAAPAVARRHRRSPRGAAACALLALLVAAGCGAPDLRPPAPAVSVPSPSPSPSPDDGAGADAGAPGTAVAGTALAAVVELEVKGRAPRTGYDRDLFGHGWVDVDRNGCDTRNDVLARDLAHPTVEPGTHGCVVLTGTLVDPFSGATIEFVRGQGTSELVQIDHVVALSDAWQKGAQQWEAATRVAFANDPLNLLAVDGALNQQKGDGDTATWLPPDAGFRCAYVARQVAVKRAYDLWVTQAEADAMVRVLRTCPDEPLPTDAAGPVRPSAPALVEPPVAPPANPGDAVDCGDFASWTQAQAWYDTYRPAYGDVAGLDGDDDGVACETLPGAP
- a CDS encoding YoaK family protein, which gives rise to MGPPERARDAATARAADPRARALATTGLLLLTASTGLIDAVSYLSLDRVFTGNMTGNVLFLGFALAGVEEIPFLNNAVALAGFVLGSIVGGRVVPRGRAEVLPAASLWTLVVGTGLAAVLCGVWFAVGDLGTPMMLVITALLAALMGAQVAAAKPVGNADITTVVVTSTLANLARDSRLAGAPRGANAGWLDRFLAVAAMGVGAAVGAAVIRAADGQAALAVGVALILTATGVLLLLRRHQVADARASTPSVDAA